Genomic window (Candidatus Omnitrophota bacterium):
GGCGTAGTGTTACTGTCCACCAAGAAGTTTTTGAACGGAAAAAGGGAATTTTCCGATCTGAATATAACCGATGCCCTCTTGTTGGGAATCAGCCAGAGCCTGGCTATTATTCCCGGGATTTCCCGCTCCGGCCTGACTATAAGCGCTATGTTGTTTAAGGGGGTAAAAAAAGAAAGCGCCTTTAGATTTTCTTTTCTGGCTGCTATACCAGCAATCTTAGGCGCTTTGATTTATGAATTGAAAAGTTTGACTTGCCTTACGCTTAATACTACCAGCTATGTATTACTTGGAGCGCTGGTGGCTTTTATAAGCGGCTTATTTGCTCTTAAGATATTATATATCATAATCCGGCGGGCAAAACTACCACTTTTCGGTTATTACTGTCTGGCAACTGCTTCTATTTACCTGCTTCTTCACACTTAATCAAGAGTTCTTTCCATCTTTTGTCAACATTGGCCTGAAGTTCCTCAACCGCTTTTTTATTTTCCTCTTTTTTCAGGTGTTTAAATCTACCCTGTAAATACAACCAATCGGCCAAAGGACGAATTTGTTTAGGCTTATAACTTAACTTCCATTTACCATCTTCAATTTCATACAAAGGCCAAAATCCTGTTTCAACCGCCAGCTTAGAAACCTCAACTACTTTTTCCGATGGAAATCTCCAGCCCCGGGGGCATGGAGCTAAAACATTTAAAAATGCCGGGCCGTTAACACTAAATGCCTTCTGGGATTTAGTGACCAGGTCGTTCCAGTTAGAAATTGAAGCCTGGGCAACATAAGGAATATTATGAGCGGCTACTATGGCTGTGAGATCTTTTCTGAACTGGCTCTTTCCAAAGCTGGCCTTTCCGGCAGGCGCGGTAGTAGTAGAGGCGCCATAAGGGGTAGCGCCTGAGCGCTGAATGCCGGTATTCATATAGGCCTCATTATCATAACAAACATAAACAAAATTATGTCCTCTTTCAAGCGCGCCGGATAGGGATTGAATACCTATATCATAAGTCCCTCCGTCCCCTCCAAAGGCCACGAATTTTATATCTTTTTTTATCTTTCCCTGTTTTTTCAATGCCCGATAAGCTGTTTCAACGCCGCTTATGGTAGCAGCCACATTTTCAAACGCGTTATGAATAAAAGGAACTTCCCAGGCAGTATAAGGGTAAATAGTAGTAGCGACCTCAAGACAACCTGTAGAACAGCCTACTACCACCGGATTTTCGGTCCCCATCAATATCTGGCGGGCCGCTATCGAGGCGCCGCACCCTGCGCACAGCCTGTGACCGCTTGAAAGACGCTCCGGAATAACG
Coding sequences:
- a CDS encoding undecaprenyl-diphosphate phosphatase, producing MLIKYLILGLVQGLTEFLPVSSSGHLVLFQDYFNLNTNRCLIDLILHAGTLLAVIVFFFKDIKNLIREKNLKILIYIAAATAITGICGVTGSGFFKTLFDSASLVCVMLIINGVVLLSTKKFLNGKREFSDLNITDALLLGISQSLAIIPGISRSGLTISAMLFKGVKKESAFRFSFLAAIPAILGALIYELKSLTCLTLNTTSYVLLGALVAFISGLFALKILYIIIRRAKLPLFGYYCLATASIYLLLHT
- a CDS encoding thiamine pyrophosphate-dependent enzyme, with protein sequence MANLKELSRVIPERLSSGHRLCAGCGASIAARQILMGTENPVVVGCSTGCLEVATTIYPYTAWEVPFIHNAFENVAATISGVETAYRALKKQGKIKKDIKFVAFGGDGGTYDIGIQSLSGALERGHNFVYVCYDNEAYMNTGIQRSGATPYGASTTTAPAGKASFGKSQFRKDLTAIVAAHNIPYVAQASISNWNDLVTKSQKAFSVNGPAFLNVLAPCPRGWRFPSEKVVEVSKLAVETGFWPLYEIEDGKWKLSYKPKQIRPLADWLYLQGRFKHLKKEENKKAVEELQANVDKRWKELLIKCEEAGK